The Effusibacillus pohliae DSM 22757 nucleotide sequence GTGAGACAAATTAATTGTTTTCTTTTCGATTTGGACGGCACTCTGTTGGACAGCCGGGACTCCGTCATCGATGCTGTATACCATACGTCAGAGAAATATTTTCCGGGCATGTTCGATCGGTATGATCTACTGCAACGTTATGGAGAGTGTAAGCGTCAAATCCTGCACACCTAGGAAGCCGAAATTTCCCATGAGATAATCTTCCTCAGAATGATATGGGGAGGATTTTTTTATGACTCAAAC carries:
- a CDS encoding HAD hydrolase-like protein, translated to MRQINCFLFDLDGTLLDSRDSVIDAVYHTSEKYFPGMFDRYDLLQRYGECKRQILHT